The Medicago truncatula cultivar Jemalong A17 chromosome 4, MtrunA17r5.0-ANR, whole genome shotgun sequence genome includes a region encoding these proteins:
- the LOC11412931 gene encoding 3-ketoacyl-CoA synthase 12, which translates to MEFLSLLYGVLALYICFLIWKLLDQKRDQECYILDYQCYKPTQDRMLGTEFCGKLIRRTENLGLNEYKFLLKSIVSCGIGEQTYAPRNVIEGREASPTLNDGISEMEEFFDDSIAKLLARSATSPSEIDVLVVNISMFTSVPSLSSLIINRYKLRHDVKVYNITGMGCSASLISVDIVKNIFKSQRNKLALLVTSESLSPNWYPGSNRSMILANCLFRTGGCAILLTNKRSLKNKSILKLKCLVRTHHGARDDSYNCCLKKEDERGAVGFYLSKTLPLVATRAFVENLRVISPKILPIRELVRFLVVSHFKKLKIASFCSSKSSSGGGTKSTKSPLNFKTGVDHFCLHTGGKAVIDGVGKSLDLSEYDLEPARMTLHRFGNTSAGSLWYVLGYMEAKKRLKKGDRVFMISFGAGFKCNSCLWEVMKDVGDANVWEDCIDDYPPESLINPFMEKYGWLNEVEDETNFELPEFLK; encoded by the coding sequence ATGGAGTTCCTCTCTTTACTTTATGGGGTTCTAGCATTGTACATATGTTTCCTAATTTGGAAACTATTAGATCAAAAGAGGGACCAAGAGTGTTACATATTAGATTACCAATGTTACAAGCCAACACAAGATAGAATGCTAGGGACTGAGTTTTGTGGCAAATTAATCAGAAGAACAGAAAATTTGGGTCTAAATGAGTACAAGTTTCTGCTCAAATCCATTGTAAGTTGCGGCATTGGCGAACAAACTTACGCCCCAAGAAATGTCATTGAAGGCCGCGAAGCATCACCAACGCTGAACGACGGGATCTCAGAGATGGAAGAGTTTTTCGACGACAGCATTGCAAAACTCCTTGCAAGATCAGCTACTTCCCCTTCCGAAATCGATGTTCTTGTTGTCAACATCTCAATGTTCACCTCTGTTCCCTCACTATCGTCGCTTATCATTAATCGTTACAAACTGAGACACGACGTAAAAGTGTACAATATCACTGGAATGGGTTGTAGTGCTAGTCTTATATCAGTAGATATTGttaaaaacattttcaaatCACAAAGAAACAAGTTAGCACTTTTGGTCACATCAGAGTCTCTTAGTCCAAATTGGTATCCTGGTAGTAATAGATCAATGATCTTAGCCAATTGTCTTTTTCGCACCGGCGGTTGTGCCATTCTTTTGACAAACAAAAGATCCTTAAAGAACAAAAGTATATTgaaattgaagtgtttagtAAGGACGCACCACGGCGCCAGAGATGACTCGTATAACTGTTGCCTTAAAAAGGAAGACGAGCGCGGTGCAGTTGGTTTTTATTTATCGAAAACTCTCCCGTTGGTAGCAACAAGAGCTTTTGTTGAGAATTTAAGGGTAATTTCACCCAAAATTTTGCCAATAAGGGAACTTGTTAGGTTTCTGGTTGTATCGCATTTTAAGAAACTTAAGATAGCTAGTTTTTGTAGTTCTAAGTCTTCTAGTGGTGGAGGAACAAAAAGTACTAAATCACCATTGAATTTTAAAACTGGTGTTGATCATTTTTGCCTCCATACAGGAGGAAAAGCAGTGATTGATGGAGTTGGAAAGAGTTTAGATCTAAGTGAATATGATCTTGAGCCTGCAAGGATGACACTACATCGTTTTGGTAACACTTCTGCTGGTAGTTTGTGGTATGTGTTAGGGTACATGGAAGCCAAAAAGAGGCTAAAAAAAGGTGATAGAGTTTTTATGATAAGCTTTGGTGCTGGATTTAAATGCAATAGTTGCTTATGGGAAGTGATGAAAGATGTTGGAGATGCAAATGTATGGGAAGATTGTATTGATGATTATCCACCAGAGTCTTTGATCAATCCTTTCATGGAGAAGTATGGTTGGCTCAATGAAGTTGAGGATGAAACCAACTTTGAACTTCCTGAATTTCTTAAGTGA
- the LOC11410175 gene encoding 3-ketoacyl-CoA synthase 12, with product MEFLSLLYVVPALYICFLIWKLYDQKRDQECYILDYQCYKPTQDRMLGTEFCGKIIRRTKNLGLDEYKFLLKAVVSSGIGEQTYAPRNVFEGRESSPTLNDGISEMEEFFNDSIAKLLARSAISPSEIDILVVNISMLAILPSLSSRIINRYKMRHDVKVYNLTGMGCSASLISLDIVKNIFKSQRNKLALLVTSESLSPNWYTGNDRSMILANCLFRSGGCSILLTNKRSLKNRSILKLKCLVRTHHGAREDSYNCCIQKEDEQGRLGFHLGKTLPKAATKVFVDNLRVISPKILPTRELLRFLLVLLFNKLKIATSSSKSYSGGATKSTKSPLNFKTGVDHFCLHTGGKAVIDGIGMSLDLSEYDLEPARMTLHRFGNTSASSLWYVLGYMEAKKRLKKGDRVFMISFGAGFKCNSCLWEVMKDVGDANVWEDCIDNYPPKSLVNPFMEKYSWVNEVEDPNNYDLPEFLK from the coding sequence ATGGAGTTCCTCTCTCTACTTTATGTAGTTCCAGCATTGTACATATGTTTCCTAATATGGAAACTATACGATCAAAAGAGGGACCAAGAGTGCTACATATTAGATTACCAATGTTACAAGCCAACACAAGATAGAATGCTAGGGACAGAGTTTTGTGGCAAAATaatcagaagaacaaaaaatttgGGTCTAGATGAGTACAAATTTCTCCTCAAAGCCGTTGTAAGTTCCGGAATTGGCGAACAAACTTACGCACCAAGAAATGTCTTTGAAGGCCGCGAATCATCACCAACACTGAACGACGGGATCTCTGAGATGGAAGAGTTTTTCAACGACAGCATTGCGAAACTCCTAGCTAGATCAGCGATTTCCCCTTCCGAAATCGACATTCTTGTCGTCAACATCTCAATGCTCGCCATTCTTCCTTCTTTATCTTCGCGAATCATTAACCGTTACAAAATGAGACACGACGTAAAAGTGTACAATCTCACCGGAATGGGTTGTAGTGCAAGTCTTATATCATTAGATATTGttaaaaacattttcaaatCACAGAGAAATAAGTTAGCACTTTTGGTCACATCAGAGTCTCTTAGTCCAAATTGGTATACTGGCAATGATAGATCAATGATCCTAGCCAACTGTCTTTTCCGTTCCGGCGGTTGCTCGATTCTTTTGACAAATAAAAGATCCTTAAAAAACAGAAGCATACTgaaattgaagtgtttagtACGAACGCACCACGGCGCAAGAGAAGACTCTTACAATTGTTGCATTCAAAAGGAAGATGAGCAGGGTAGGCTTGGTTTTCATTTAGGGAAAACTCTCCCAAAAGCAGCAACAAAAGTTTTTGTTGACAATTTAAGGGTAATTTCACCTAAAATTTTGCCAACAAGGGAATTGCTTAGGTTTCTTCTTGTGTTACTTTTCAACAAACTTAAAATAGCTACTAGTTCTTCTAAGTCTTATAGTGGTGGAGCAACAAAAAGTACTAAATCACCATTGAATTTCAAAACTGGAGTTGATCATTTTTGCCTCCACACAGGAGGAAAAGCAGTGATTGATGGAATTGGAATGAGTTTAGATTTAAGTGAATATGATCTTGAGCCTGCAAGGATGACACTACATCGTTTCGGTAACACTTCTGCTAGTAGCTTGTGGTATGTGTTAGGGTACATGGAAGCAAAAAAGAGGCTCAAGAAAGGTGATAGAGTATTTATGATAAGCTTTGGTGCTGGATTTAAATGCAATAGTTGCTTATGGGAAGTGATGAAAGATGTTGGAGATGCAAATGTTTGGGAAGATTGTATTGATAATTATCCACCAAAGTCTTTGGTCAATCCTTTCATGGAGAAGTATAGTTGGGTCAATGAAGTTGAGGATCCTAACAACTATGATCTTCCTGAATTTCTCAAGTGA